Proteins from a single region of Candidatus Zixiibacteriota bacterium:
- a CDS encoding SCO family protein has product MGLATAPGAQVVQESPAAFDGMGVEERLGDTIPLDLTFIDDLGRQVRLGDYFHQGKPVILSLVYYNCPMLCNLILNGLSDGMKGVDFVAGNEYQVVTISFNPLETAELASAKRANYLNELGRPEVDRGWAFHVSPDDQVKRLADAVGFQYYWDDERQEYAHPSAVFVLTEDGRLSRYLYGIAFQPRDVRLALLEAAEGKIGTTIDKLLLYCFHYDPDARGYVVFAGNVMRLGGVATVLVLGGMIGVLWFGDRRKSRRLEQMPHAVRH; this is encoded by the coding sequence ATGGGTCTCGCGACGGCGCCCGGCGCGCAGGTGGTGCAGGAGAGTCCCGCCGCGTTCGACGGAATGGGAGTCGAAGAGCGTCTGGGCGATACGATTCCCCTCGATCTGACCTTTATCGACGATCTCGGTCGGCAGGTGCGATTGGGCGATTACTTCCATCAGGGTAAGCCCGTGATCCTGTCACTGGTGTATTACAATTGCCCGATGCTGTGCAACCTGATCCTGAACGGGCTCAGCGACGGCATGAAGGGCGTGGATTTTGTCGCAGGCAACGAGTACCAGGTGGTTACGATAAGTTTTAATCCGCTGGAGACGGCCGAACTGGCGTCGGCCAAGCGCGCCAACTACCTCAACGAGCTCGGCCGTCCCGAAGTGGACCGCGGCTGGGCGTTTCACGTTTCGCCCGATGATCAGGTGAAGCGACTCGCCGATGCGGTCGGCTTTCAGTACTACTGGGACGACGAGCGGCAGGAATATGCGCACCCGTCCGCGGTGTTTGTGCTGACCGAGGACGGGCGGCTGTCGCGGTACTTGTACGGTATCGCTTTTCAGCCCCGCGACGTTCGGCTGGCCCTGCTGGAGGCGGCGGAGGGGAAGATCGGCACGACAATCGACAAATTGCTTTTGTACTGTTTTCACTATGACCCCGACGCGCGCGGCTATGTGGTATTTGCCGGCAACGTGATGCGCCTCGGGGGCGTGGCGACGGTTCTGGTCCTGGGCGGTATGATCGGCGTTTTGTGGTTTGGGGATCGGCGGAAGAGCCGCCGGCTCGAACAGATGCCGCATGCGGTCCGGCACTGA
- a CDS encoding COX15/CtaA family protein, translated as MKSFRYSALLSLVATYMLIFIGGLVRVSGAGLGCPDWPKCFGRWIPPTSLSQLPPEIDPSQFNITLAWIEYGNRLVGVTVGLLIVLTAVLAIRYYRSQPRILWPSLATAFLVALQGWLGGVVVTSELHPYLVSAHLILAIATALLLLHVLLQSYYVESEAMVSELTYPVSARNWIVGLGMMTLFQVILGTQVRGRLEDISAAYPLASDLEWLSRVGAGMDAHLIVGVLTALFAFFVAYGLIRLSDKSAVLVKQAVWLMVALVALQLVGGIVFISFGLPAIVQLFHLWLATIFLGVLLVLYSVVSHARELPARFQKSVGKVIVAGLVLAAILTASGFAVIKEAELSRNALPVLGKLPEFTLTQEDSRNYSLIDMKGQVSLLMFESATSPNSVGMKVAFRDVYDRYAHSERLALVTVLKQVDTSPVSLPAYIDSLALTDNRWLVVTGPKDTTEVLYREVFRLADRDDIAGTNSFVLIDRMGRIRGFYRYDSDSDRIRLDRDIVALARIAR; from the coding sequence ATGAAGTCGTTTCGCTACTCGGCGCTGCTGTCTCTGGTCGCAACCTACATGCTGATCTTCATCGGCGGTCTGGTCAGAGTGTCCGGCGCCGGTCTGGGCTGTCCCGACTGGCCGAAATGTTTCGGACGATGGATTCCACCGACCTCCCTGAGCCAGCTTCCCCCGGAAATCGACCCCTCGCAGTTTAACATCACGCTCGCCTGGATCGAGTACGGCAATCGCCTCGTCGGCGTGACCGTGGGCTTGCTCATCGTGCTGACCGCCGTGCTGGCTATTCGCTATTATCGCTCCCAGCCGAGAATCCTGTGGCCCTCGCTGGCGACCGCCTTCCTCGTTGCTCTCCAGGGATGGCTCGGCGGCGTCGTCGTCACCAGCGAATTGCACCCGTATCTCGTTTCGGCACACCTGATTCTGGCAATCGCGACCGCTTTGCTCCTGCTGCATGTGCTCCTGCAGAGCTACTACGTCGAGTCCGAAGCGATGGTCTCCGAATTGACCTACCCGGTCTCCGCCCGCAACTGGATCGTCGGCCTCGGGATGATGACGTTGTTCCAGGTTATCCTGGGGACGCAGGTGCGGGGCAGACTCGAGGATATCTCCGCCGCGTACCCCCTGGCATCGGATCTCGAATGGCTCTCCCGGGTGGGGGCCGGCATGGACGCGCACCTGATCGTCGGCGTTCTCACCGCCCTCTTCGCGTTTTTCGTCGCCTACGGGCTGATCCGCCTGTCCGACAAATCGGCCGTCCTGGTGAAGCAGGCCGTGTGGCTGATGGTGGCGCTGGTCGCGCTGCAGCTGGTCGGCGGGATCGTGTTCATCTCGTTTGGTCTGCCGGCAATCGTCCAGCTTTTTCACCTCTGGCTGGCCACCATCTTCCTCGGCGTGCTGCTCGTCCTGTACTCGGTCGTGTCACACGCCCGGGAACTGCCCGCCCGATTCCAGAAGTCGGTCGGCAAGGTGATCGTCGCCGGTCTGGTGCTGGCCGCGATTCTGACCGCCAGCGGTTTTGCCGTTATCAAGGAAGCCGAACTGTCACGAAATGCCCTGCCGGTTCTGGGCAAACTGCCCGAGTTCACTCTGACGCAGGAAGACAGCCGCAACTACTCCCTGATCGACATGAAAGGGCAGGTCAGTCTGCTCATGTTTGAGTCGGCGACCTCTCCAAATTCGGTCGGCATGAAAGTCGCCTTTCGCGATGTCTACGATCGTTACGCGCACTCCGAACGTCTCGCGCTGGTGACCGTCCTGAAGCAGGTCGATACGAGTCCGGTCAGTCTCCCGGCGTATATCGATTCACTCGCTCTCACCGACAACCGCTGGCTGGTCGTGACCGGGCCGAAGGATACGACCGAGGTGCTCTATCGCGAGGTCTTTCGCCTGGCCGACCGTGACGATATCGCGGGGACCAACAGCTTCGTGCTCATCGACCGGATGGGGCGAATCCGCGGCTTTTATCGGTACGACTCCGACAGCGACCGGATCCGGCTCGACCGGGATATCGTAGCGCTGGCGAGGATCGCGCGGTGA
- a CDS encoding DUF3341 domain-containing protein: protein MSENTVTAKTEYGVIARFADPGALLHAAEKLRDAGYTKFDCHSPFPIHGMDKAMGLKESKVGLISGAGAAIGFVVGLALQWWTSAVDYPLVIAGKPLFSYQAFVPVTFGLTVLFGALGAVLGMFHVNRLPQLFHGVFHSDAFARFSDDAFFVSVDRHDPKYDRRATVTFLTSIGGSEPEVLEGE from the coding sequence ATGAGTGAGAACACGGTGACGGCAAAAACGGAATACGGCGTCATCGCGCGGTTCGCCGACCCCGGCGCGCTGCTGCACGCGGCCGAGAAGCTGCGCGACGCCGGCTACACGAAATTCGACTGCCACTCGCCGTTCCCGATTCACGGGATGGATAAGGCGATGGGGCTGAAGGAGTCGAAGGTCGGGCTGATCTCGGGCGCCGGTGCGGCCATCGGATTTGTCGTGGGCCTGGCACTGCAGTGGTGGACCTCGGCTGTCGACTACCCCCTGGTTATCGCCGGGAAACCGCTGTTCAGCTACCAGGCTTTTGTCCCGGTGACGTTCGGTTTGACCGTGCTGTTCGGCGCGCTCGGAGCCGTGCTGGGCATGTTTCACGTCAATCGTCTGCCGCAGTTGTTTCACGGCGTGTTTCACTCCGACGCCTTCGCGCGATTCAGTGACGACGCCTTCTTCGTCAGCGTCGACAGGCACGACCCGAAATACGACCGCCGGGCGACCGTCACGTTTTTGACATCGATCGGCGGCAGCGAGCCCGAAGTGCTGGAGGGAGAATGA
- a CDS encoding DUF420 domain-containing protein, with product MSQPSSVLPTLNAVLNLTATVLLLFGYLNIRKGRIAAHKRCMVSALIVSAAFLVSYVIYHYTAGSVPYPYHDWTRPLYFAILIPHVILAAVMAPFIIVLVTLAIREQFDRHKRLARWVWPVWMFVSVTGVVIYLMLYRL from the coding sequence GTGAGTCAGCCGTCCAGCGTTCTGCCCACCCTCAACGCCGTGCTCAATCTCACGGCAACCGTCCTGCTTCTGTTCGGCTACCTCAATATCCGCAAAGGACGGATCGCGGCCCACAAACGGTGCATGGTGTCGGCGCTGATTGTCTCGGCGGCCTTTCTCGTTTCGTACGTAATCTACCACTACACCGCGGGCTCGGTACCTTACCCTTACCACGACTGGACCCGGCCGCTCTACTTTGCAATTCTCATTCCTCACGTTATCCTCGCCGCTGTCATGGCGCCGTTCATCATCGTACTCGTGACACTTGCGATACGGGAGCAATTCGATCGGCACAAACGACTCGCGCGATGGGTGTGGCCCGTCTGGATGTTTGTCTCTGTCACGGGGGTCGTAATTTACCTGATGTTGTACCGCCTGTGA
- a CDS encoding cytochrome c oxidase subunit 3 family protein — protein sequence MSSTHAGSHPKYLQHHFGTAVQQEESSKLGMWVFLLTEVLFFGGLFCAYAVFNAWYPETFVNAHKSLSWQLGAVNTIVLITSSVTIALAIRSMQLGRKKATFRLLLATVLLAAVFLVVKYFEYSHKIHLGQLPGNLYTYTGIEGTNPHIFFSVYFMLTGLHGVHVVAGIIAISWMMYRVSRDEFSAEYYTPIELTGLYWHLVDLVWIFLFPMLYLIG from the coding sequence ATGTCCAGCACGCACGCCGGATCCCACCCGAAGTATCTGCAGCACCATTTCGGAACGGCCGTCCAGCAGGAAGAATCATCCAAGCTCGGCATGTGGGTCTTCCTGCTGACCGAGGTCCTGTTTTTCGGCGGTCTGTTCTGCGCCTACGCGGTTTTTAACGCCTGGTACCCGGAGACGTTCGTCAACGCCCACAAGTCGCTGTCGTGGCAGCTCGGCGCGGTCAATACCATCGTGCTTATCACCAGTTCGGTAACGATTGCACTCGCCATCCGCAGCATGCAGCTCGGACGGAAAAAGGCTACGTTCCGCCTGTTGCTCGCCACCGTACTGCTCGCCGCCGTGTTCCTGGTAGTCAAGTACTTCGAGTATTCGCACAAGATCCACCTCGGGCAGCTCCCCGGCAATCTGTATACCTATACCGGCATCGAGGGCACCAACCCCCACATCTTCTTCTCCGTCTATTTCATGCTGACCGGGTTGCACGGGGTGCATGTCGTGGCCGGTATCATCGCCATTAGCTGGATGATGTACCGGGTGAGCCGCGACGAGTTCTCGGCTGAATACTATACGCCCATAGAACTGACCGGGCTGTACTGGCACCTGGTTGACCTGGTCTGGATTTTCCTGTTCCCCATGTTGTACCTGATCGGATAG
- the ctaD gene encoding cytochrome c oxidase subunit I — translation MSHDSTAVLSYLKEPKGLKSWLLTVDHKRIGIMYLTAIMFFFFVGGALAVVLRTELFRPERILMDADTYNQFFTLHGAIMIFLFIIPSIPAALGNFLLPLMIGAKDVAFPRLNLASWYVYVFGALFCLYSIVSGGVDTGWTFYAPYSTTTSTSVISMTLGVFILGFSSIFTGLNFIVTIHKLRMPGMTWFKMPLMVWGLYATAIIQVLATPVLAITLVLLIMERVLGIGIFDPAMGGDPVLFQHFFWFYSHPAVYIMILPGMGIISEVIATFSHRKIFGYRPIAYSSLGIAFVSFLVWGHHMFTSGQSEIAAMIFSFLTFFVGIPSGIKVFNWVATLYKGSVSLETPMIYALMFLFLFMIGGFTGIMLGALALDVHLHDTYFVVAHFHYVMMGGTVMAFLAGLHYWWPKMFGKMYSEAWAKIVAIIVFVGFNMTFFTQFILGAKGMPRRYYTYLDQYQPLHGFSSVGAWVLGLGFLIMAIYLIASFFNKRPVGANPWGGLTYEWETSSPPPQHNFLTDPVLAHGPYDYDKVSVVGEYYRSRGDKPTVAEKV, via the coding sequence ATGAGTCACGATTCTACCGCCGTCCTCAGCTATCTCAAAGAGCCGAAAGGGCTCAAAAGCTGGCTGCTGACGGTAGATCATAAACGAATCGGCATCATGTACCTGACCGCGATCATGTTTTTCTTTTTCGTGGGCGGGGCGCTCGCGGTCGTCCTCCGCACCGAGCTGTTCAGGCCGGAGCGAATTCTGATGGACGCCGATACGTACAACCAGTTTTTCACCCTTCACGGCGCGATCATGATCTTTTTGTTCATCATTCCGTCGATTCCCGCCGCGCTGGGCAATTTCCTGCTGCCGCTGATGATCGGCGCCAAGGATGTCGCGTTCCCGAGGCTGAACCTCGCGAGCTGGTACGTATATGTTTTCGGCGCGCTGTTCTGCCTGTATTCCATCGTCAGCGGCGGTGTCGATACGGGCTGGACGTTTTACGCGCCGTACAGCACGACCACCTCGACGTCCGTCATCTCGATGACGCTCGGGGTCTTTATCCTCGGATTCTCCTCGATTTTCACCGGGCTCAACTTCATCGTCACCATCCACAAACTCCGCATGCCCGGCATGACGTGGTTCAAGATGCCGCTGATGGTCTGGGGCTTGTACGCGACCGCGATCATCCAGGTTTTGGCGACGCCCGTGCTGGCGATCACGCTTGTCCTGTTGATCATGGAGCGCGTACTGGGGATCGGCATTTTCGACCCGGCCATGGGCGGCGACCCGGTGCTGTTCCAGCACTTCTTCTGGTTCTATTCGCACCCGGCGGTTTATATCATGATCCTGCCCGGCATGGGCATCATCTCTGAAGTGATCGCCACCTTCTCGCACCGCAAGATTTTCGGCTACCGGCCGATCGCGTATTCATCGCTTGGCATCGCGTTCGTTAGTTTCCTGGTCTGGGGTCACCACATGTTTACGTCGGGCCAGTCCGAGATCGCGGCGATGATCTTCTCGTTTCTCACCTTTTTTGTCGGCATTCCGTCCGGTATCAAGGTGTTCAACTGGGTGGCCACCCTGTACAAGGGTTCGGTGAGTCTCGAAACGCCGATGATCTACGCGCTGATGTTCCTGTTTCTGTTTATGATCGGGGGCTTCACGGGTATCATGCTCGGCGCGCTGGCGCTCGACGTTCATCTGCACGACACCTATTTCGTCGTGGCACATTTCCATTATGTGATGATGGGCGGCACGGTCATGGCCTTTCTCGCCGGCCTCCATTACTGGTGGCCGAAAATGTTCGGCAAGATGTACAGTGAAGCGTGGGCGAAGATCGTGGCGATCATCGTTTTCGTGGGGTTCAACATGACCTTTTTCACCCAGTTCATTCTGGGCGCCAAGGGCATGCCTCGCCGGTATTACACGTACCTCGACCAGTACCAGCCGCTGCACGGGTTTTCATCCGTCGGCGCCTGGGTGCTCGGGTTGGGCTTTTTGATTATGGCGATCTACTTGATCGCGTCGTTTTTCAACAAGCGTCCGGTGGGCGCCAATCCGTGGGGCGGGCTGACCTATGAGTGGGAGACGAGCTCGCCGCCCCCGCAGCACAATTTCCTGACCGATCCGGTCCTGGCGCACGGCCCGTACGACTACGACAAGGTCAGCGTGGTCGGCGAGTATTACCGGAGCAGGGGAGACAAACCAACCGTGGCAGAGAAGGTCTGA
- a CDS encoding cytochrome c — protein MKQATILLALLVLVASGCTRQRPSEKPPIHPNPNMDSQPRYDPQAPSEFFADGKAMRAPVAGTVARGWLRDDPVLYTGKDARGAFVKDSPVPADMAMLKRGQQRYDIFCSPCHSRVGDGRGIMIQRGYIPPPSFHEQRLRDTTDGYFFDVITHGVRNMPAYQYQITVEDRWAIIAYVRALQRSKNATIEDIPEDIRKTVRQ, from the coding sequence ATGAAACAGGCAACGATCCTGCTGGCACTGCTGGTGCTGGTCGCGTCCGGATGCACGCGGCAGAGACCGTCGGAGAAACCGCCGATCCATCCGAACCCGAACATGGATTCACAGCCGCGTTATGATCCGCAGGCGCCGAGCGAGTTTTTCGCCGACGGCAAGGCGATGCGGGCGCCCGTCGCCGGGACTGTCGCACGCGGGTGGCTTCGCGACGATCCGGTTTTGTACACCGGCAAGGACGCCCGCGGCGCATTCGTCAAAGACTCTCCCGTACCGGCCGATATGGCAATGCTCAAACGCGGGCAGCAGCGCTACGATATTTTCTGCAGTCCGTGCCACAGCCGGGTCGGCGACGGGCGCGGTATCATGATTCAGCGGGGATATATCCCGCCGCCGTCGTTCCACGAACAGCGGCTGCGTGACACGACCGACGGTTACTTCTTCGACGTGATCACGCACGGCGTGCGCAATATGCCCGCGTACCAGTACCAGATAACCGTTGAAGATCGCTGGGCCATTATCGCCTACGTGCGGGCGCTGCAGCGAAGCAAAAACGCCACGATCGAAGATATCCCGGAAGACATCCGGAAAACAGTAAGGCAGTGA
- a CDS encoding DUF5686 family protein has protein sequence MNNFAIVLCLIVCSVTGVLAQPPQQPVEYVVVEGTVTDSTDASPLDRVTVRVEGSGVSTLTNSEGKYRLLLAPGTWRLHFSHVAFKHRAIQIVADRETNLLDVTLERAVYELPGATVYSRQYDAAQRIILEAIRRKKDILSQLADYQYDAYTKFIVTDLAKDGAESIFLIAESQTTAFWERPDKYKEIITARRQSGNIDAENNLVTVGQILNFNANRIEIGRFSIVTPTATDALSSYNYYLIDTVFLDNRPVFRLEIEPKSVAEPLFVGTIDIADSTFDVVAVDVGVNDAVRLPFVDSLRYSQRFAHFSDGFWMPVDIRLTGQVHLGIKFPGIPKDLGFAQSASLYSYSFEQGHDKDRFDEFIIEVQDGADDIDSSTWAVRQTIPLTTIELAAYHLIDSLESLPPSPGEVAMSALLASVYLATVGYPDLFHFNRVEGYYLGIGGRVSPFSPDLNLRLKSGYAFDREKWQHEYGAAYRVSRSQRLWVGGYWRDDIVKRPTIVSELTYNPTFAALGWKLDPFDYYHERGFELYAESKLVNFVDGRLGYIDVRQTSAPLTNDHSIFEDSDPIIRDNPAIIDGRLRAFNASLTYDSRPLMRSKNRVIRIDDIERTMLTVGIEYASPDLIDNDFEYRRYFARLFHRQRSLGMGVTTLNAFLGASDGDLPPQRYFTVDHGNGILYGNGEFSTLNQNNFAGNRVAAVYLNHDFDRLLFRKSGLPLIKDVPFTLQVFSGAFWSEFRDHKTVAGDELINTTAGPYAEAGFGLGNLTPHLAPFNMGVFFTWQVSKYDTDTFNWMIGFAF, from the coding sequence ATGAACAACTTCGCTATTGTCTTGTGCCTCATAGTGTGCTCGGTAACCGGCGTACTTGCCCAGCCTCCGCAGCAGCCCGTGGAGTACGTCGTCGTCGAGGGCACCGTCACCGACAGTACAGACGCATCGCCGCTCGATCGAGTGACCGTCCGGGTCGAGGGGTCAGGCGTCTCGACGCTGACCAATTCCGAAGGGAAGTACCGGCTGCTTCTGGCTCCCGGAACCTGGAGACTTCATTTCAGTCATGTCGCCTTCAAACATCGAGCGATTCAAATCGTCGCGGACCGGGAAACCAATCTGCTCGACGTCACCCTGGAGCGGGCCGTGTACGAATTGCCGGGGGCCACGGTGTATTCGCGCCAATACGACGCCGCCCAGCGTATTATTCTGGAAGCGATCCGGCGAAAGAAGGACATTCTCAGTCAGCTTGCCGATTACCAGTATGACGCCTACACGAAGTTCATCGTTACCGACCTCGCCAAAGACGGAGCCGAGTCGATATTCCTGATCGCGGAATCACAGACGACGGCCTTCTGGGAACGTCCCGACAAGTACAAGGAGATCATCACCGCCCGACGCCAGTCGGGAAATATCGATGCCGAAAACAACCTCGTGACGGTCGGGCAGATCCTGAATTTCAACGCCAACCGTATCGAGATCGGCCGATTTTCAATCGTCACGCCCACCGCCACCGACGCGCTGTCGAGTTACAATTACTATCTGATCGACACCGTGTTCCTCGATAATCGTCCCGTCTTCCGTCTGGAGATCGAGCCCAAAAGCGTCGCCGAGCCCCTGTTCGTCGGAACCATCGACATCGCCGATTCCACCTTCGATGTGGTCGCGGTTGATGTCGGCGTGAACGACGCCGTCCGGCTGCCGTTCGTCGACAGCCTTCGCTACAGCCAGCGATTCGCCCACTTCAGTGACGGGTTCTGGATGCCGGTGGATATTCGTCTCACCGGACAGGTGCACCTCGGTATCAAGTTCCCCGGCATTCCAAAAGACCTCGGGTTCGCCCAATCGGCCTCTCTGTACAGCTACAGCTTCGAGCAGGGCCATGATAAGGATCGGTTCGACGAGTTCATCATCGAGGTGCAGGACGGCGCCGACGATATTGATAGCTCGACCTGGGCGGTTCGCCAGACGATTCCCCTGACAACCATAGAACTCGCAGCCTACCACCTGATAGATTCACTGGAGTCGCTGCCGCCCTCTCCCGGAGAGGTTGCGATGTCCGCCCTTCTTGCGAGCGTCTACCTTGCGACGGTCGGTTATCCGGACCTGTTCCATTTTAACCGGGTCGAAGGATACTACCTGGGCATCGGCGGGCGGGTCAGTCCCTTCTCGCCGGATCTGAACCTGCGGCTCAAGTCCGGCTACGCCTTCGATCGTGAGAAGTGGCAACACGAGTACGGCGCCGCTTACCGAGTGAGCCGAAGCCAACGCCTCTGGGTGGGCGGGTACTGGCGTGATGACATCGTCAAGCGGCCGACCATTGTCAGCGAGCTGACCTACAACCCGACCTTTGCGGCCCTGGGATGGAAACTCGATCCGTTCGATTATTACCACGAGCGCGGTTTTGAGCTCTATGCGGAAAGCAAACTTGTGAATTTCGTCGACGGCCGTCTCGGTTATATCGACGTGCGCCAGACCAGCGCGCCGCTGACGAACGATCATTCGATTTTCGAGGACTCCGATCCCATCATCCGCGACAACCCGGCCATTATCGACGGGCGGCTTCGGGCATTCAACGCTTCGCTCACCTATGACTCCCGACCTCTCATGCGAAGCAAGAACCGGGTGATTCGAATCGACGATATCGAACGCACCATGCTGACGGTCGGGATCGAGTATGCCTCGCCTGATCTGATCGATAACGACTTCGAATACCGGAGATATTTCGCCCGCCTGTTTCACCGGCAGCGGTCACTCGGTATGGGTGTAACGACACTTAACGCGTTTCTCGGCGCATCGGATGGTGATCTGCCGCCGCAGCGCTACTTCACGGTCGACCACGGCAACGGGATCTTGTACGGCAACGGTGAGTTCTCGACCTTGAACCAGAACAACTTTGCAGGCAATCGGGTCGCGGCCGTGTATCTCAACCATGATTTCGACCGCCTGCTCTTCCGGAAGAGCGGCTTACCGCTCATCAAAGATGTGCCTTTTACGTTGCAGGTGTTCAGTGGCGCCTTCTGGAGCGAGTTCCGGGATCACAAGACCGTTGCAGGCGATGAGCTCATCAACACAACCGCCGGCCCGTATGCCGAAGCCGGGTTCGGTCTGGGAAACCTGACGCCGCATCTCGCACCGTTCAATATGGGGGTCTTCTTCACCTGGCAGGTCTCGAAGTATGACACCGACACGTTCAACTGGATGATCGGGTTCGCGTTTTGA
- a CDS encoding cytochrome C oxidase subunit IV family protein, which translates to MSSHSEKKHHILPLSLYLNVGAALLTLTVLTVVVARMDLGVFNTILAMVIAVAKASLVALFFMHLKYDSKLYSVVFVGSLAFLGLFIILSMADTETRGEIDPIRERPIVEEAVIYRDGSRSIDAPAAAGALDGVAADSASGVSGSTSAPSSATTPPAGH; encoded by the coding sequence ATGTCGTCACACAGCGAAAAAAAGCACCATATCCTGCCGCTGAGCCTTTATTTGAACGTCGGGGCGGCGCTGCTGACACTAACGGTCCTGACAGTTGTCGTCGCGCGAATGGACCTCGGCGTGTTTAATACGATTCTCGCCATGGTCATCGCCGTCGCCAAGGCGTCGCTGGTCGCATTGTTCTTCATGCACCTGAAGTACGACAGCAAATTGTATTCGGTCGTCTTTGTAGGTTCACTTGCATTTCTCGGGCTGTTCATTATACTTTCCATGGCGGACACGGAGACCCGGGGAGAAATCGACCCGATTCGTGAGCGCCCGATTGTCGAGGAGGCCGTCATCTATCGCGACGGGTCGCGATCGATTGATGCCCCTGCCGCAGCAGGAGCTCTCGACGGGGTCGCCGCGGACAGTGCATCAGGGGTATCCGGCAGCACCTCCGCGCCATCGTCCGCGACAACACCGCCCGCCGGACACTGA
- the coxB gene encoding cytochrome c oxidase subunit II, which produces MDTTGSLFMPPQNSTMAAEIDFLWDFIYWASAVFFIVLGAAIVYFVFRYRRRRQGELTTGLAHNMPLEITWTLIPTILIFFVFVWGFKSYLKLHIAPGDAMEIKVTGQKWFWSFQYAEGASTVNELVVPVDKPVKLLMSSVDVIHSFFVPNFRVKMDVLPNRYTQLWFEATAVGEYDLMCTEYCGTGHSEMIGKVRVLGEREYAEWLESAGGMGEGMTPAEYGAQLYKNKACNTCHSIDGSKLVGPSFLNLYNTQQMLTNGPPTMADENYLRESILNPQAKLVAGYDPVMPSYQGVLKDQQIDALIAYIKSLKE; this is translated from the coding sequence ATGGATACGACCGGGTCACTTTTTATGCCGCCGCAGAACTCGACCATGGCGGCCGAGATCGACTTTCTGTGGGACTTCATCTATTGGGCCAGCGCCGTCTTCTTCATCGTACTCGGCGCGGCGATCGTTTATTTCGTTTTCCGGTATCGCCGGCGGCGGCAGGGCGAGTTAACCACCGGCCTGGCGCACAACATGCCGCTGGAAATAACCTGGACGCTCATTCCGACCATCCTCATTTTCTTCGTCTTCGTCTGGGGCTTCAAAAGCTACCTGAAGCTGCATATTGCCCCCGGCGACGCGATGGAAATCAAGGTGACCGGACAAAAATGGTTCTGGAGCTTCCAGTATGCCGAAGGCGCGAGCACGGTCAATGAGCTGGTCGTGCCGGTGGATAAGCCGGTCAAACTGCTGATGTCGTCGGTCGACGTCATTCACAGCTTTTTCGTCCCCAATTTCCGCGTCAAGATGGACGTACTGCCCAACCGATACACGCAGTTGTGGTTCGAGGCGACCGCGGTCGGCGAATACGATCTGATGTGCACCGAGTACTGCGGAACGGGACATTCGGAGATGATCGGCAAGGTGCGGGTGCTCGGCGAGCGCGAGTACGCCGAGTGGCTGGAGTCGGCCGGCGGCATGGGTGAAGGGATGACTCCGGCCGAATACGGAGCGCAGCTGTACAAAAACAAAGCCTGCAACACGTGCCACTCGATCGACGGCAGCAAGCTGGTCGGCCCCAGTTTCCTGAACCTGTACAATACACAGCAGATGCTCACGAACGGCCCGCCGACCATGGCCGATGAGAATTACCTGCGCGAGTCGATCCTCAATCCGCAGGCCAAGCTGGTGGCCGGATACGATCCGGTGATGCCCTCGTACCAGGGCGTCCTGAAAGACCAGCAGATCGACGCGCTGATCGCCTATATCAAGTCACTCAAGGAATAG